From Chryseobacterium shandongense, the proteins below share one genomic window:
- a CDS encoding META domain-containing protein, with protein MKTIFVSVLCLLFSGMLLNCNAVNSNTSQNTDQNSQIYREWMLTSFGSYSKSDLIMKNAKIDLTEKAEDGKIKGTAFMGCNSMFFTSELKNDGKVKISDVGSTLKACQDMKLEMDFSTAFRNMTTYSVKGHFLTLSDDSGNKMEFIAADWD; from the coding sequence ATGAAAACAATATTCGTTTCGGTTTTGTGTCTTTTATTTTCAGGAATGTTACTGAATTGTAATGCTGTAAACAGCAATACGTCACAAAACACCGACCAGAATTCCCAGATTTACAGGGAATGGATGCTTACTTCTTTCGGATCGTATTCTAAATCTGATCTTATCATGAAGAATGCAAAAATTGACCTCACGGAAAAAGCAGAAGACGGAAAAATTAAAGGAACTGCCTTTATGGGCTGCAACAGTATGTTTTTTACTTCCGAATTGAAGAATGACGGAAAAGTAAAAATATCAGATGTTGGTTCTACTTTAAAAGCCTGTCAGGATATGAAACTGGAAATGGATTTCTCCACTGCATTCAGGAATATGACAACCTATTCTGTAAAAGGACATTTTCTCACGCTTTCTGATGATTCGGGAAATAAAATGGAATTTATTGCAGCCGACTGGGATTAA
- a CDS encoding beta-carotene 15,15'-monooxygenase gives MNPMTTNIKNLFRLKPVPADSPKDEPVKFDIEANQESTEESRRRTYHESGYRDSSRNNGNHTALSICLDAIYSKFQNEEKELGDKQQKLKEPYLNEQKNKETEIKGLTVSLDNKEEQLKKQGEDIEVVQETIEKIKFEINDLPRNPEVYNVKATKGASTKFWIGLIILIPISLYLFAFYISTSYSAFFKNFDANNNIIQSVLDAQAFNKAWAEGPLEGAFVTLIPFVFLGLGYLIHMFGENKNFVNYAKITLLFMITFVFDAILAYEIESKLYELNRTFNSPPFDLSIAFTKNQFWGIIFAGFIVYIIWGLVFDFVMKEHKEKDKIKHEQTKRQKDILIYKEKIQDLEKQKEEVRQSIGSIKELIAKAKGRIEELQNIIDGTIIPTKDYKLYASEYMQGWITFINEKLVVSYPVKQEMIEECKKQYTYNLNKVGANSESQNTVYMSVL, from the coding sequence ATGAACCCCATGACTACCAACATCAAAAATCTTTTCAGGCTGAAACCTGTTCCCGCAGACAGCCCGAAAGATGAGCCTGTTAAATTCGACATCGAAGCCAACCAGGAATCTACAGAAGAAAGCAGGAGAAGAACCTACCATGAATCCGGATACCGGGACAGTTCCAGAAACAACGGAAATCATACCGCATTATCAATTTGCCTTGATGCCATCTATTCTAAATTTCAGAATGAAGAAAAAGAACTGGGCGACAAACAGCAGAAGCTGAAAGAGCCTTATCTCAACGAGCAGAAGAATAAAGAAACTGAAATAAAAGGACTTACCGTTTCCCTGGATAATAAGGAAGAACAGCTGAAAAAACAGGGTGAAGATATTGAAGTGGTTCAGGAAACCATCGAAAAAATAAAATTTGAAATTAACGACCTTCCGAGAAATCCCGAAGTTTATAATGTAAAAGCCACAAAAGGCGCATCTACAAAATTCTGGATCGGGTTGATTATCTTAATTCCCATCAGTTTATACCTGTTTGCCTTCTATATTTCTACTTCCTATTCTGCATTTTTTAAAAATTTTGATGCCAACAACAATATCATTCAGAGTGTTTTGGATGCACAGGCTTTCAACAAGGCGTGGGCAGAAGGTCCTCTCGAAGGGGCTTTTGTTACCCTGATTCCTTTTGTTTTCCTGGGTTTAGGATATCTGATCCATATGTTTGGTGAAAATAAAAACTTTGTGAATTATGCTAAAATTACACTACTTTTTATGATCACCTTCGTGTTCGATGCCATTCTCGCCTACGAAATTGAATCTAAATTATATGAGCTGAACAGGACTTTCAATTCTCCTCCCTTCGATCTTTCCATCGCATTTACCAAAAATCAGTTTTGGGGAATTATCTTCGCCGGATTTATTGTTTACATCATCTGGGGATTGGTGTTTGACTTCGTGATGAAAGAGCATAAAGAAAAAGATAAAATAAAACACGAGCAGACCAAAAGGCAAAAAGACATCCTGATCTACAAAGAAAAAATACAAGATCTTGAAAAACAGAAAGAAGAAGTACGCCAAAGTATAGGAAGCATTAAAGAACTGATTGCCAAAGCAAAAGGAAGGATTGAAGAACTTCAGAATATTATTGACGGTACCATTATTCCTACTAAAGATTATAAGCTCTATGCGTCCGAATACATGCAGGGCTGGATCACGTTTATTAATGAAAAGCTCGTTGTTTCTTACCCGGTAAAGCAGGAAATGATTGAAGAATGCAAAAAACAATATACGTACAATCTTAATAAAGTAGGTGCAAATTCAGAAAGCCAGAACACGGTTTATATGTCAGTGTTATAA
- a CDS encoding DUF6804 family protein — protein sequence MKYLIIIAAILCFISIFEWPYGYYIFLRILVSFMALIIIVNEFRTRSFWLIAFILIFIIFNPIFPVYLYLKPLWIIIDYIVGLLFLYYFYTLVPKKKNKVPETIDTKHEEISKTRDRIIK from the coding sequence ATGAAATACCTCATCATAATCGCTGCCATTTTGTGCTTCATCAGCATTTTCGAATGGCCTTACGGATACTATATTTTCCTCAGGATCTTAGTTTCATTTATGGCCCTTATCATTATCGTTAATGAATTCAGAACCAGAAGCTTTTGGCTGATTGCTTTTATCCTGATCTTCATCATATTCAATCCTATCTTTCCGGTTTATCTTTATCTCAAACCGTTATGGATCATCATTGACTATATCGTCGGACTTTTATTTCTCTATTACTTCTACACATTAGTTCCGAAGAAAAAAAACAAAGTACCTGAAACAATCGACACAAAACACGAAGAAATTTCTAAAACAAGAGACAGAATAATTAAATAA
- a CDS encoding SH3 domain-containing protein, with translation MKKLIPFIILTLGLFLLHSCVKANDSIGHDGRCTGSAYCTACTNCSRCGHCGSGGTCGVCSGNSSGRSSSSETHKKSKPKKHKTSNSYTSSKGASKKAPKVELNVNVNSNNRYIAGINGTKIYEKPSFKSNIVTTVSKNAKLIQLSKKGSWIKVKVKSNGKIGYVDSKYVK, from the coding sequence ATGAAAAAACTAATACCCTTCATCATACTCACCCTCGGTTTATTTCTATTGCATTCCTGTGTAAAAGCGAATGACAGTATAGGACACGACGGACGATGTACAGGCTCTGCCTATTGTACAGCCTGTACCAATTGCTCCCGGTGCGGCCATTGTGGAAGCGGAGGAACCTGCGGCGTCTGCAGCGGAAATTCTTCGGGCAGAAGTTCATCTTCCGAAACTCACAAAAAAAGTAAGCCTAAAAAACACAAAACTTCAAATTCTTATACCTCTTCAAAAGGAGCATCAAAAAAAGCCCCGAAAGTTGAACTGAATGTAAATGTAAATTCTAATAACAGATATATCGCAGGAATTAACGGCACTAAGATTTATGAGAAGCCTTCCTTTAAATCTAATATTGTAACCACCGTTTCTAAAAATGCCAAACTGATCCAGCTTTCAAAGAAAGGTTCCTGGATTAAAGTAAAGGTAAAATCAAACGGAAAAATAGGATATGTAGATTCAAAGTATGTAAAATAA
- a CDS encoding DUF6232 family protein has protein sequence MENQPENQFYHDGVVTVTQSRFVTQSKTYAMRNISSVHIFEIQKSRVGPIIMILLGFPFLFSGEIFWMGLIIIALAILWLFYIKNEYAVRISTNSGEANSILSKDRVYIQKIVDALNDAIIYRG, from the coding sequence ATGGAAAATCAACCTGAAAACCAATTTTATCATGATGGGGTCGTAACTGTTACCCAATCAAGATTCGTTACTCAATCGAAAACTTATGCTATGAGAAACATTTCTTCAGTACATATTTTTGAAATTCAAAAAAGCCGTGTTGGTCCAATAATTATGATTCTATTAGGATTCCCATTTCTGTTTTCTGGGGAAATTTTTTGGATGGGTTTAATAATTATAGCATTAGCAATTTTGTGGCTTTTTTACATTAAAAATGAATATGCTGTTAGGATCAGCACAAATTCGGGAGAAGCAAATAGTATCCTTTCGAAAGATAGAGTTTATATTCAAAAAATTGTAGATGCATTAAATGATGCAATAATTTACAGAGGATAA
- a CDS encoding type I restriction endonuclease, translating to MDLKIKLEQLHQKVIGLKDQIGTEEATKNAFVMPFIQILGYDIFNPTEVVPEHVCDIGTKKGEKVDYVIRNNEEPIFIIECKHWKETADAHNSQLHRYYHVSKTRFGVLTNGIVYNFYTDLEKPNIMDEKPFFTINIEDLKDSSIKILEKFTKKDYNLESILDSAEALKYIKAIRKEFEKEIENPSDEMVKLLVGRFFEKPLTANRMVSFKEYAKKALATSINESISFRLKSALNINEQIEKKEEEVKTSQPIDSNNDSKIVTTEEELEGFQIVKAILREKIPSSRIAYRDTLSYFGILLDDNNRKPLCRLHFNTNNKYLETFHNGKEAGEKILLNTLDEIYNYRNQLHQTLENYN from the coding sequence ATGGATCTTAAAATTAAACTTGAGCAGCTTCATCAGAAAGTGATCGGACTGAAAGATCAGATCGGAACCGAAGAAGCGACAAAAAATGCTTTTGTAATGCCTTTCATCCAAATTTTAGGCTATGATATTTTTAACCCGACGGAAGTTGTGCCAGAACATGTCTGCGACATCGGAACCAAAAAAGGAGAAAAAGTTGATTACGTCATCCGAAATAATGAAGAACCGATTTTCATTATTGAATGTAAGCACTGGAAAGAAACTGCCGATGCCCACAATTCGCAGCTGCACAGGTATTATCACGTTTCCAAAACAAGATTCGGCGTACTGACGAACGGAATTGTTTACAATTTCTATACGGATCTTGAAAAACCCAATATTATGGATGAAAAACCTTTTTTTACGATTAATATTGAAGACCTGAAAGACAGCTCTATTAAAATCCTTGAGAAATTTACCAAGAAAGACTACAACCTGGAAAGTATTCTGGATTCTGCAGAAGCTTTAAAATACATCAAAGCCATAAGGAAAGAATTTGAAAAAGAAATTGAAAATCCTTCCGATGAAATGGTAAAGCTTTTGGTCGGCCGTTTTTTTGAAAAACCATTAACCGCCAACAGAATGGTTTCTTTTAAGGAATATGCAAAAAAAGCACTGGCAACTTCAATTAATGAATCCATCAGTTTCCGGTTGAAATCTGCATTGAATATTAATGAGCAGATTGAGAAAAAAGAAGAAGAGGTAAAAACTTCCCAGCCGATTGACAGCAATAACGATTCTAAAATTGTAACCACGGAAGAAGAGCTGGAAGGATTCCAGATTGTAAAAGCGATTTTAAGAGAAAAAATTCCTTCTTCGCGCATTGCGTATAGAGACACCCTCTCCTATTTCGGGATTTTACTGGATGACAATAACCGAAAGCCTTTGTGCAGACTACATTTCAACACGAATAATAAATATCTTGAAACATTCCACAACGGTAAGGAAGCGGGAGAAAAGATTTTACTGAATACTCTTGATGAGATCTACAATTACAGAAACCAGCTTCATCAGACCTTAGAAAATTATAATTAA
- a CDS encoding YegP family protein has protein sequence MGKFIISQRVNNEYQFNLKAGNGEIILTSEGYVQKASCQKGIESVRINSQDDSRYDRRTAVNGKDYFVLKARNGEIIGKSQLYSTRTGMENGIASVKFNAPTSEIVDQTLK, from the coding sequence ATGGGAAAATTCATTATCAGTCAGAGAGTAAACAACGAATATCAGTTTAACCTAAAAGCCGGAAACGGTGAAATTATTTTAACCAGTGAAGGTTATGTTCAGAAAGCTTCCTGCCAGAAAGGAATAGAGTCCGTAAGAATTAATTCGCAGGATGATTCCAGATATGACAGAAGAACGGCAGTAAACGGCAAAGACTATTTCGTGCTGAAAGCCAGAAACGGAGAAATTATTGGAAAAAGCCAGCTGTATTCCACGAGAACTGGAATGGAAAACGGAATTGCTTCGGTAAAATTCAACGCTCCCACTTCAGAAATTGTAGATCAAACCCTTAAATAA
- a CDS encoding response regulator produces MFKKILIAEDHESISISVQKTLEDLNIPNVDYVYYCDDALAKIQKSLREQQPYDLLITDLYYEEDHHAQQIKDGKELIEKIREIQPSLKVIVFSAEHKSGIIDSLFKDYHINGYVRKARNDSKELKKSIASVYINEDYLSLDLKQDVKKLNSYEFSAYDIALVSLLSKGVLQKNIPLHLQEKKMKPNSLSSVEKKLNSLKEDLEVTSNEQLVAFCKDIGII; encoded by the coding sequence ATGTTCAAGAAAATTTTAATTGCAGAAGACCATGAAAGCATCAGTATTTCCGTGCAGAAAACACTGGAAGACCTAAACATCCCGAATGTAGATTATGTATATTATTGTGATGATGCGTTGGCAAAAATTCAGAAATCCCTCCGCGAACAGCAGCCTTACGATCTTTTGATCACGGATTTGTATTATGAAGAAGATCATCATGCCCAACAGATCAAAGATGGAAAGGAACTTATTGAAAAGATCCGGGAAATCCAGCCTTCTTTAAAAGTAATCGTATTTTCCGCCGAGCACAAATCCGGAATTATTGATTCTCTTTTTAAAGATTATCACATCAATGGCTATGTACGGAAAGCAAGAAACGATTCCAAAGAGCTTAAAAAATCCATAGCTTCGGTGTATATCAATGAAGATTATTTGTCGCTCGACCTGAAGCAGGATGTCAAAAAGCTTAACAGCTATGAGTTTTCGGCGTACGATATTGCATTGGTTTCTCTTCTTTCAAAAGGGGTGCTACAGAAAAACATCCCGCTTCACCTTCAGGAAAAAAAAATGAAGCCCAACAGCCTGAGCAGCGTTGAAAAAAAACTCAACAGCCTGAAGGAGGATCTTGAAGTCACCAGCAACGAACAACTCGTAGCCTTCTGCAAGGATATCGGCATTATCTGA
- a CDS encoding tetratricopeptide repeat-containing sensor histidine kinase — MKNYFLFILLILLFSCSKETSNIKDDSIANTYYKKAKKLTGDSAYYYYNLAKNSYLDIKDSSGVGRSLVNMAIIQQENGDYYGSIETSLEGNRYLKNVNDTIVRATLGSSYNNMGISSSYLYDYENAIKFYTEALKYAKTPADITLYQNNLGDALVSLKEYKAAEQNFILALRTKDKLSYARALNNLARARFDENSNYDPLPELYKALKIREENNNLLGQNSSYATLSDYFLDKDKEKALEYAKKMLAVSIQSGSEEDQLQALQKIVKLDKENYLKYFTEFQILNESLQISKTKSKNQFAIVRYEVKQQNDRYQKLVEDNKFDRIKRNFAISILVIVLIAGIFWYRKRKIRLEQEKELEIKNTQLKLSKKVHDVVANGIYQVMTKIENQEHFDKIKALDELEFVYEKSRDISYEKSDNSIEEKDISEKISELIGSFKNESVNTYIAGNEKMLWENVSKTTQDEVYQIIRELLVNMRKHSGATTVSFRFERTENNISINYSDNGVGIPGDVLYKNGLSSTVSRIENISGAIIFDTKTEKGLKINISFPVS, encoded by the coding sequence ATGAAAAACTATTTTTTATTCATCCTTTTGATCCTGCTGTTTTCCTGTAGTAAGGAAACATCAAACATCAAGGATGATTCTATTGCCAATACTTATTATAAGAAAGCTAAAAAGTTAACCGGAGATTCTGCTTATTATTATTACAATTTGGCAAAGAATTCATATTTAGACATTAAAGATTCTTCGGGAGTCGGGAGATCATTGGTCAATATGGCGATTATTCAACAAGAAAATGGTGATTACTATGGAAGTATTGAAACTTCTCTTGAGGGCAACAGATACCTCAAAAATGTTAATGATACTATAGTCAGAGCAACATTAGGTTCCAGTTATAATAATATGGGAATCAGCTCATCTTACCTTTATGATTATGAAAATGCTATAAAATTTTACACCGAAGCTTTAAAATATGCTAAAACTCCCGCTGACATTACACTGTATCAAAATAATTTAGGTGATGCATTGGTATCATTAAAGGAATATAAGGCAGCCGAGCAAAATTTTATTTTAGCTCTTAGAACGAAAGATAAACTAAGCTATGCAAGAGCCTTAAATAATCTTGCAAGAGCAAGATTTGATGAGAATTCAAACTATGATCCCCTACCCGAACTTTATAAAGCTTTAAAAATAAGAGAAGAGAATAATAATTTGCTTGGACAGAATTCAAGTTATGCTACTCTATCTGATTACTTTTTAGATAAGGATAAGGAAAAAGCTTTGGAATATGCTAAAAAAATGCTGGCTGTATCAATTCAAAGTGGGAGTGAAGAAGATCAGTTACAGGCCCTTCAAAAAATAGTTAAGCTTGATAAAGAAAACTATTTGAAATATTTTACTGAATTTCAAATCCTAAACGAGAGCTTACAGATTTCAAAAACAAAATCAAAAAATCAGTTTGCTATTGTACGATATGAGGTTAAGCAACAAAATGATCGGTATCAAAAACTCGTAGAAGACAATAAATTTGACAGGATAAAAAGAAATTTCGCAATTAGTATTCTCGTAATTGTTTTAATCGCCGGTATTTTTTGGTATAGGAAAAGAAAAATAAGACTTGAACAGGAAAAAGAACTCGAAATCAAAAACACACAGCTCAAACTCTCCAAAAAAGTTCATGATGTAGTGGCAAATGGTATTTACCAGGTAATGACAAAAATTGAAAACCAGGAACATTTTGATAAGATAAAAGCGCTTGATGAGCTGGAATTTGTGTATGAAAAGTCGAGGGATATTTCTTACGAAAAAAGTGATAATTCAATTGAGGAGAAAGACATCAGCGAAAAAATATCGGAGCTTATCGGTTCTTTTAAAAATGAGTCTGTCAACACTTACATTGCGGGAAATGAGAAAATGCTTTGGGAAAATGTAAGCAAAACCACACAGGATGAAGTGTATCAAATTATTCGTGAACTGCTTGTGAATATGCGAAAACACAGTGGTGCAACCACCGTTTCTTTCCGGTTTGAAAGAACAGAAAATAACATCAGTATAAATTATTCAGACAACGGAGTTGGGATTCCGGGTGATGTACTGTATAAAAATGGTTTGTCTTCTACGGTTTCCCGTATAGAAAATATTAGCGGAGCAATTATTTTTGACACGAAAACTGAAAAGGGACTGAAGATCAATATTTCATTTCCTGTTTCTTAA
- a CDS encoding metallophosphoesterase family protein, protein MHKGIFSFLIFAFSLFSAQYEPVKIAFLSDVHFQDLYGSFSDNDFKGIINPKTGKPTILRTMDAQLHSTRIFNENYFAFLKALDDIAQKGIKIVAMPGDFSDDGQAYNLRGLHKILDKYHDQYGIEFYMTTGNHDPVGPFRQDSGKDDFLGQDGFPLGIYSKENIGPNRKIITKDIAESGYLEILDELKDFGFYPKKENVFWSTPFTKYSYQDYSYKKAWQNADYSRRMYNVSEGFPVPDLSYVVEPVKGIWLMAIDGNTYIPKNTSGNPENPENYKGASIGYNNVLTHKRHLIDWVKRTMTEAKKNDKTVIAFTHYPMVDFNDGATPELKSLLGEKKWQMERVPEEEVAKAFAETGLQIHFAGHMHINDTGIRNFNGRMLVNIQVPSLAAYIPAYKILIIHSSDKMEVRTEVLDDVPHFNELFPLYEKEYDVLQKDGSKPVWNKDILKSASYHEFMLFHLKELIRLRMIPDEWPKDFIENTKKITGEDLLLLVQNPKQLHEKRIDSKAFQKWKIEDLLLDIYKFQSADELARKDIPGERLQQYKIMEELFSAYQGQNLLVLNLKKVFKIMSFLSNGDPADHFEINLKKNSVIRL, encoded by the coding sequence ATGCATAAAGGAATTTTTTCATTTTTAATCTTTGCTTTCTCGTTATTTTCAGCGCAGTATGAGCCTGTAAAGATTGCTTTTCTTTCAGATGTTCATTTTCAGGATCTGTACGGAAGCTTTTCCGATAATGATTTTAAAGGAATTATCAATCCGAAAACAGGTAAGCCGACGATTCTCCGAACGATGGATGCGCAGCTGCATTCTACCCGGATTTTTAATGAAAACTATTTTGCATTCCTGAAAGCTTTAGATGATATTGCCCAAAAAGGAATTAAAATCGTAGCTATGCCCGGCGATTTTTCAGATGACGGGCAGGCCTATAATCTCCGCGGATTACATAAAATTCTAGATAAATATCATGATCAATACGGAATTGAATTTTATATGACAACCGGTAATCATGATCCGGTAGGTCCATTCCGGCAGGATTCAGGGAAAGATGATTTTCTGGGACAGGATGGCTTTCCGCTCGGGATCTACAGCAAAGAAAATATAGGGCCCAATCGTAAAATAATCACCAAAGACATTGCAGAATCAGGTTATCTTGAAATTCTGGATGAGCTGAAAGATTTTGGTTTTTATCCTAAAAAAGAAAATGTATTTTGGAGTACCCCTTTCACAAAATATTCCTATCAAGACTATTCCTACAAAAAAGCATGGCAGAATGCAGATTACAGCAGGCGGATGTACAATGTTTCCGAAGGTTTTCCCGTTCCTGATCTTAGTTATGTTGTAGAGCCCGTAAAAGGAATATGGTTGATGGCAATCGATGGCAATACATACATTCCTAAAAATACTTCCGGAAATCCTGAAAATCCTGAAAATTACAAAGGAGCAAGTATCGGTTACAATAATGTGCTCACCCATAAAAGGCATTTGATCGACTGGGTAAAAAGAACCATGACCGAAGCAAAAAAAAATGACAAAACCGTTATTGCATTTACCCACTATCCTATGGTTGATTTCAATGACGGAGCGACACCGGAATTAAAAAGTCTTTTGGGTGAAAAAAAATGGCAGATGGAAAGGGTTCCGGAAGAAGAAGTTGCGAAAGCTTTTGCAGAAACCGGTCTGCAGATTCATTTTGCCGGACACATGCATATCAATGACACCGGAATTCGGAATTTTAATGGCAGAATGTTGGTAAATATTCAGGTTCCTTCACTGGCGGCTTACATTCCTGCTTATAAAATACTTATCATCCATTCTTCGGATAAAATGGAAGTGCGGACAGAAGTTTTGGATGATGTTCCGCATTTTAATGAATTGTTTCCGCTGTATGAAAAAGAATATGATGTTTTGCAAAAAGACGGAAGTAAACCCGTCTGGAATAAGGATATCCTGAAATCTGCATCCTATCATGAATTTATGCTCTTTCATCTTAAAGAGCTTATTCGCTTAAGAATGATTCCGGACGAATGGCCTAAAGATTTTATAGAAAACACAAAAAAAATTACGGGTGAAGATCTGCTGCTATTGGTACAAAACCCTAAACAACTGCATGAAAAAAGAATAGATAGTAAAGCTTTCCAAAAATGGAAAATAGAAGATCTTCTTCTGGATATATACAAATTCCAGTCGGCTGATGAGCTTGCCCGAAAAGACATACCCGGTGAAAGACTTCAGCAGTATAAAATCATGGAAGAGCTTTTCTCTGCTTATCAGGGTCAAAATCTTTTAGTTCTGAATCTTAAAAAAGTTTTTAAAATTATGTCATTTCTTTCAAACGGAGATCCTGCAGATCATTTTGAGATCAATTTAAAAAAGAATTCTGTTATCAGGCTGTAG
- the hflX gene encoding GTPase HflX: protein MLEKKEHNYEKAVLVGVVTQHQDEDKLQEYMDELEFLAYTAGATVDRRFTQKLTQPDSKTFIGSGKAQEIKEYVKENEIGTVIFDDELSPSQLKNLERELEVKILDRTNLILDIFAQRATTSYARTQVELAQYQYLLPRLTRMWTHLERQKGGIGMRGPGETEIETDRRIIRDRISLLKDKLKTIDKQMATQRNNRGKVVRVALVGYTNVGKSTLMNALSKSEVFAENKLFATLDTTVRKVVIGNLPFLLTDTVGFIRKLPTQLVESFKSTLDEVREADLLIHVVDISHESFEDHIDSVNQILMEINAHQKPMIMIFNKIDDFSYEKKDEDDLTPSTRKNISLEEWKNTWMAKSKHPTVFISALTKENFPEMKKMIYDEVMKIHISRFPYNDFLFEYFDNDEEENT, encoded by the coding sequence ATGCTAGAAAAGAAAGAACACAATTACGAGAAGGCCGTATTGGTAGGTGTTGTTACACAGCATCAGGATGAGGATAAACTTCAGGAATATATGGACGAGCTGGAGTTTTTGGCGTACACCGCAGGAGCGACTGTAGACAGACGCTTTACCCAAAAATTAACACAACCGGATTCCAAAACATTTATCGGAAGCGGGAAAGCACAGGAAATCAAAGAATATGTAAAAGAAAACGAAATAGGAACCGTCATTTTTGATGATGAACTTTCGCCGTCTCAGCTTAAAAACCTGGAAAGAGAGCTTGAAGTTAAAATTCTCGACAGAACCAATCTGATCCTTGATATTTTTGCCCAGCGTGCCACAACATCATACGCAAGAACCCAAGTGGAACTTGCACAATATCAGTACCTGTTGCCGCGACTTACAAGAATGTGGACCCACCTTGAACGTCAGAAAGGGGGAATCGGGATGAGAGGTCCGGGAGAAACAGAAATTGAAACCGATAGACGTATCATCCGAGACCGGATTTCCTTATTGAAAGACAAGCTGAAAACCATCGATAAACAGATGGCTACCCAGAGAAATAACCGCGGAAAGGTGGTAAGAGTAGCATTGGTAGGATATACCAATGTCGGAAAATCAACTCTGATGAATGCGCTTTCAAAATCCGAGGTCTTTGCTGAAAATAAATTATTTGCAACGCTGGATACCACGGTAAGAAAAGTGGTAATCGGAAACCTTCCGTTTCTGCTTACCGATACCGTAGGATTTATCAGAAAACTTCCTACTCAGCTTGTAGAATCTTTCAAATCTACACTGGATGAGGTGCGTGAAGCGGATCTTTTGATCCACGTGGTGGATATTTCCCACGAAAGTTTTGAAGACCATATTGATTCGGTTAATCAGATTTTAATGGAAATCAATGCCCATCAAAAGCCAATGATCATGATCTTTAATAAAATCGATGATTTTAGCTACGAGAAAAAAGATGAAGACGATCTCACACCTTCTACCAGGAAAAATATTTCCCTGGAAGAGTGGAAAAATACATGGATGGCAAAATCAAAACATCCTACTGTATTTATTTCAGCCCTTACGAAAGAGAATTTCCCTGAAATGAAAAAGATGATCTATGATGAGGTTATGAAAATTCATATCTCAAGATTCCCGTATAATGATTTCCTTTTCGAATATTTTGATAACGACGAGGAAGAAAACACCTAG
- a CDS encoding DUF4919 domain-containing protein, whose amino-acid sequence MKYHLLLLFFLLSVFSFGQKTAVDLKTIGKNLKNSKSLYNYEKLIFKYKAYPKSLDTIESRHLYYGRNFRSDLVSTTDEDFKALAEAFKNGDFDDCIKKGKILYEKDPTNLDVLLILLRAYDSKKDGSNFMHHLSQFRTLTDAVRSSGDGKSENTAYLVNSVGDEYILLNILNLGQDYTRVSKPGKDGMFDIWRKDNNTVFIKVLYIDF is encoded by the coding sequence ATGAAATATCATCTTTTGCTCCTGTTTTTTTTGCTTTCGGTCTTCAGCTTCGGTCAGAAAACGGCAGTTGATCTGAAGACAATTGGAAAGAATCTTAAAAACAGTAAATCTCTATACAATTACGAGAAGCTGATTTTCAAATACAAAGCATATCCTAAATCTCTTGATACCATAGAATCCCGGCATTTGTATTACGGAAGAAATTTCAGAAGTGACCTTGTTTCAACAACGGACGAAGATTTTAAAGCTTTGGCGGAAGCATTCAAAAACGGAGATTTTGATGACTGTATAAAAAAGGGAAAAATTCTTTACGAAAAAGATCCTACTAATCTAGATGTTCTTTTGATCTTGTTGAGGGCTTATGATTCTAAAAAAGACGGAAGTAATTTTATGCATCACCTTAGTCAGTTTCGTACCTTAACCGATGCAGTCAGAAGCTCCGGAGACGGGAAATCTGAAAATACTGCATATCTGGTTAACTCTGTGGGAGATGAATATATACTCCTAAATATTTTGAATCTCGGACAGGATTATACACGTGTTTCAAAACCAGGAAAAGACGGAATGTTCGACATCTGGAGAAAGGATAATAATACAGTTTTTATAAAAGTACTTTATATCGATTTCTAA